From one Macaca nemestrina isolate mMacNem1 chromosome 5, mMacNem.hap1, whole genome shotgun sequence genomic stretch:
- the LOC112429246 gene encoding LOW QUALITY PROTEIN: small integral membrane protein 30 (The sequence of the model RefSeq protein was modified relative to this genomic sequence to represent the inferred CDS: inserted 1 base in 1 codon; substituted 1 base at 1 genomic stop codon), with amino-acid sequence MTXVSTQLXLVLMSLFWCCLCEAIEACDAVALLLGVVLSVTGILACLGVYTRKRKGQM; translated from the exons ATGACCTGAGTTTCAACACAGC ACTTAGTCCTCATGTCACTATTTTGGTGTTGCCTGTGTGAAGCCATAGAAGCCTGTGATGCAGTTGCTCTCTTGTTAGGTGTGGTTCTCAGCGTTACAGGCATTCTTGCTTGCTTGGGGGTATATACACGAAAGAGAAAGGGACAGATGTGA